In one window of Microplitis demolitor isolate Queensland-Clemson2020A chromosome 4, iyMicDemo2.1a, whole genome shotgun sequence DNA:
- the LOC103579183 gene encoding uncharacterized protein LOC103579183 — protein MSNKKIVKTLKKGKKSGSIIPIPQPPQNFVGATSLQDSNALLENPAGVLSGVEQSQVVTKVSKQLLAQLQSANLIVQAVDASTYDDIDETPEEQVEDASTDAMNHEGSYLLPTEDSNQQILDSENQGQNLSQAKEPSNMDSTADGVDQSPVVEELENNFVLQHGGISLLANELLDYGHPHSDQCCSVCKITLSLILRMVTEINERLNNIPLLLNSNQPHSVLQNDNNHILPKFPIKKRKQLEEFDKQLDESDDVKSAFRQEISKIGGKNPQKGTKAILDHLLTNKIAAKSSWTGIHGGVKIKDTAFVKILTDFLVSKYGSSHAETKDKVEDRIKDWFQRGSDRLKAEEKKIKHKSYGEFFTG, from the exons AtgtccaataaaaaaattgttaaaaccTTGAAAAAGGGTAAAAAATCAg GTTCTATAATTCCGATTCCACAACCACCCCAAAATTTCGTAGGTGCAACAAGCCTCCAAGATTCAAATGCACTGTTGGAAAATCCGGCAGGTGTATTATCTGGCGTTGAACAATCACAAGTAGTAACCAAAGTATCTAAACAGTTGTTGGCACAGCTCCAATCAGCAAATTTGATTGTACAAG ctGTCGATGCCTCTACTTATGATGATATCGATGAAACTCCAGAGGAACAGGTTGAAGATGCTTCAACAGATGCCATGAATCATGAGGGTAGTTACCTATTACCTACTGAGGACAGTAATCAGCAAATTTTAGATTCAGAAAACCAAGGACAAAATTTGTCCCAAGCTAAGGAACCGTCAAACATGGATTCCACTGCTGATGGCGTCGATCAATCACCCGTAGTTGAAGAGTTGGAGAATAACTTCGTTCTTCAACATGGAGGGATTTCTCTTCTAGCAAATGAACTTTTAGATTACGGACATCCACATTCAGATCAATGTTGTA gtgtttgtaaaattacttTGTCCTTGATTTTACGTATGGTCACGGAGATTAATGAACGATTAAACAATATACCGCtcttattaaatagtaatcaACCACACAGTGTTCTACAAAACGACAACAATCATATTTTACCGAAATTCCCAATTAAGAAGAGAAAACAGCTTGAAGAATTCGATAAACAACTAGATGAATCAGACGACGTGAAAAGTGCTTTT AGACAAGAAATAAGCAAAATAGGAGGTAAAAATCCACAAAAAGGTACAAAAGCCATCCTAGACCATTTGTTGACTAATAAGATCGCGGCTAAATCGTCGTGGACTGGTATTCATGGAGGAGTCAAGATTAAAGATACggcttttgtaaaaattttaactg attttttggTATCAAAGTATGGATCTAGTCATGCAGAAACTAAGGATAAAGTGGAAGATAGAATTAAAGACTGGTTTCAGCGAGGTAGTGATCGTTTGAAGgcggaagaaaaaaaaatcaagcaTAAATCGTATGGTGAATTTTTCACcggataa
- the LOC128667673 gene encoding uncharacterized protein LOC128667673, which translates to MITRKRKDFINLSKRQQRRRIDEKVLSIIDENLHLKNDFHKKKNDSIVEVNVPSENNTENSTTILSNSNVDVNNSDFQWDNDFEYAHNDDNDSDYDDDDHHDNIASNFSFSHIDQTSLELKSQNMMIDTNEIDKIKSLTSFIQNWHIKHRVTREASDELLHGLQAIMGFNIPLTIRSIIKTPRCIKNIVDHNAGKFLYYSIEQAITDRLFHIDISKIPPTLDLYINVDGLPISKSSKSEFWPILGKVLNISCFAEPFVIAIYHGIGKPSSLDQYLQKFCKEYLSLNKEGFIYKNHKVKISIKGFLADTPAKNFLRSFCGHTSRCGECIQTGKTVNHCRIFLETNSPLRTDNHFRINVPEQYKSKKSPLEDIGISMTKDFPLDYMHLVCLGVMKKLLLIWVQLLKGSDQNEDKKFATFNKFFMSLSSSIPSDFVRKPRCLKEVNRWKATEFRLFLLYLGPVVLRSILPQALLIHFNVLNCAIRILCDPKEYRKNDVYANELLVYFVETMKTLYGEVSLICNVHNLIHITKYVLDHGHLDEFSVFCFENFLQSLKNMIRTGNLPLQQVMNRIIEKSKNFKPKNELFPFQFKLVAKISKTSNLPEGCNNEYKSIEFINFKLTNTTPNNCCYLQDDTVVFITAICHYKENAVIVGHALTNPLGLEDYPCDSRNLGIYKVDEISDLRIWHVRHIIRKGFVVVNYDSCYVFPILHSDF; encoded by the coding sequence ATGATAACTAGAAAACGGAAAGATTTCATTAACCTCTCAAAGCGTCAGCAACGGCGACGTATTGATGAAAAagtattatcaattattgatgaaaacttgcatttgaaaaatgattttcataaaaaaaaaaatgattcaattgTTGAAGTTAATGTGCCTAGTGAAAATAATACAGAAAATAGTACCACTATACTTTCTAATAGTAATGTTGATGTTAACAATTCAGATTTTCAATGGGACAATGATTTTGAGTATGCACACAATGATGATAACGATAGTGattacgatgatgatgatcatcACGATAACATAGCTAGCAATTTCAGTTTTTCCCATATTGATCAGACCTCACTAGAATTAAAGTCACAAAATATGATGATAGACACTaatgaaattgataaaatcaaaTCACTTACTTCATTTATACAAAATTGGCATATCAAACATAGAGTTACTAGAGAAGCTTCAGATGAATTATTACATGGTTTACAAGCGATTATGGGTTTTAATATTCCATTAACTATTAGGTCTATCATAAAAACACCGCGATgtatcaaaaatattgttgatCACAATgctggtaaatttttatattatagtatTGAGCAAGCAATAACAGATCGTCTTTTTCACATAGATATATCGAAAATTCCACCAACTTTAgatttgtatataaatgtagATGGTTTGCCAATTTCCAAAAGTTCCAAAAGTGAATTTTGGCCCATTTTGGGTAAAGTTCTTAATATTTCTTGCTTTGCTGAACCATTTGTTATTGCTATTTATCATGGAATTGGCAAACCTTCATCTCTTGATCAatatcttcaaaaattttgcaaagaatatttatcattaaataaagagggatttatttataaaaaccaTAAAGTTAAAATAAGCATTAAAGGTTTCTTAGCTGATACTCctgctaaaaattttcttcgttCCTTTTGTGGTCACACCAGTCGTTGTGGTGAATGTATCCAAACAGGCAAAACCGTCAACCATTGTCGTATCTTTTTAGAAACTAACTCACCGCTACGAACTGATAATCATTTTAGGATTAATGTACCTGAAcagtataaaagtaaaaagtcaCCATTAGAAGATATCGGAATCAGTATGACAAAAGATTTTCCGTTAGATTATATGCATTTGGTATGTTTGGGCGTGATGAAAAAGTTGCTTTTAATATGGGTACAGTTATTAAAAGGTTCAGATcaaaatgaagataaaaagtTTGCTacgttcaataaattttttatgagtttgTCTTCTTCCATTCCTTCCGATTTTGTTCGTAAACCGCGTTGCTTGAAGGAAGTTAACAGGTGGAAAGCTACTGAATTCCGTCTATTTCTTTTGTATCTTGGTCCAGTTGTACTCCGTTCAATATTACCTCAAgctttattaattcattttaatgtaCTAAACTGTGCAATAAGAATTTTATGTGACCCTAAAGAGTACCGGAAAAACGATGTTTATGCAAATGAACTGTTAGTTTACTTTGTCGAAACTATGAAAACTTTGTATGGTGAAGTATCATTAATTTGTAATGTCCATAACCTTATCCATATTACTAAATATGTTTTAGATCATGGCCATCTCGATGAATTTagtgttttttgttttgaaaattttttacagtctttaaaaaatatgattagaACCGGTAATTTGCCTTTACAGCAAGTAATGAATCGAATCAtcgaaaaatctaaaaattttaagcctAAAAATGAACTCTTtccatttcaatttaaattagtagcaaaaatatctaaaacATCAAATCTTCCAGAAGGCtgtaataatgaatataaatcaattgaatttatcaattttaaattaactaacaCAACTCCTAATAACTGTTGTTATTTACAAGACGATACTGTTGTTTTCATAACAGCTATTTGTCATTATAAAGAAAATGCCGTTATTGTTGGACACGCACTTACGAATCCTCTTGGTTTGGAGGATTATCCATGTGATTCTCGCAATCTTGGAATTTATAAAGTTGATGAAATTTCAGATTTACGAATTTGGCATGTTAGACATATTATCCGTAAAGGATTTGTTGTTGTAAATTATGATTCTTGCTATGTTTTTCCGATTTTACatagtgatttttaa
- the LOC128667541 gene encoding uncharacterized protein LOC128667541: MAMGKTKTTKVINNVVSVRESKRVDEVVKNTKFSVFVDETTDVTNEKWMTLMVRYVDPQTLLVNTELLKLIHIDAINGSADRLVQQFISAIAEKEVPLNQIISLACGNASVMVGRNNSFKVHLSKKIPNLLTLPCICHSLALVAKDASTAIPSKVHSFVADISSFINNSPKRSAIFSQFQDFYDENPSKVTRFAATRWLSRQIAITRILDNWQAIRGFLIDQSSEKSAAADTLIETMKDPSTKAYLLFLQWAHEPFNKINAHFQGNDTLVGQLQPFSKRLFTEILQKFMKSALLKPEIFDNGVHEINFGLITNQLDLSKVDVGANCEDFLRLQLRSGDPKSESIVHQVHVNC, translated from the coding sequence ATGGCCATGGGTAAAACTAAAACTaccaaagtaattaataacgtTGTTAGTGTCCGTGAGTCAAAAAGGGTTGATGAGGTTGTTAAAAACAccaaattttctgtttttgtTGACGAGACTACTGACGTTACTAATGAAAAATGGATGACTTTGATGGTTCGCTACGTTGATCCACAAACTTTACTCGTTAACACCGAGTTGTTGAAATTAATCCATATCGATGCTATTAACGGTAGTGCCGACCGATTGGTTCAACAATTCATCAGTGCGATAGCTGAAAAGGAAGTTCCTCTGAATCAAATCATTAGTCTTGCCTGTGGCAATGCTTCGGTCATGGTTGGTCGAAATAATTCTTTCAAAGTTCATTTGAGTAAGAAAATCCCTAACCTTTTAACTCTCCCCTGCATTTGCCATTCTTTAGCACTTGTCGCTAAAGATGCCAGTACTGCCATACCCTCGAAAGTTCATTCTTTCGTTGCGgatatttcttcttttattaataatagccCAAAACGAAGCGCAATTTTCTCCCAATTTCAGgatttttatgatgaaaatcCTTCTAAAGTTACTCGATTTGCTGCTACTCGATGGTTGTCTCGTCAAATAGCAATTACTAGGATTTTAGATAATTGGCAGGCGATTAGAGGTTTTTTGATTGACCAATCTTCAGAAAAAAGTGCAGCTGCTGATACCTTAATAGAAACTATGAAGGATCCCTCGACGAAAGCGTATTTACTTTTCTTGCAATGGGCACATGAACCTTTTAATAAGATCAATGCTCATTTCCAAGGAAATGATACGCTAGTCGGTCAACTGCAACCTTTTTCGAAAAGATTGTTCACTGAAATTCTGCAAAAGTTCATGAAATCTGCCTTATTGAAGCCTGAAATCTTTGACAATGGAGTTCACGAAATAAACTTTGGATTAATCACAAATCAACTTGATTTGTCTAAAGTCGACGTCGGAGCAAATTGTGAAGATTTCTTACGGCTTCAATTAAGATCAGGCGATCCTAAATCTGAATCAATTGTTCACCAGGTGCATGTCAATTGTTGA